One genomic window of Bactrocera dorsalis isolate Fly_Bdor chromosome 4, ASM2337382v1, whole genome shotgun sequence includes the following:
- the LOC105222508 gene encoding WW domain-containing adapter protein with coiled-coil homolog isoform X5 → MRYFEKHQSHSYQSSKYSSKRDYERDRSSNYRDRDLSPAGGGPLNNVSQRLSQTAMNNGNSASYRSQSPEVDSPSSRGHGSHDIRDRDHRGSDRFSYMQKMRDRDRDVYKKDKYSTDKRDRRGGGSGGGNDRDSESHRTNHDRLDRRGGGSGSGSGAKLCSSSSGDKRSGSTDRDRDRDRDRGDLRDSKRERGSERDRDRERDRDRDRDRDRSDRGGGGGDRERDRGGGGGSGGGERSDRGERVARCGDWSEHVSSSGKMYYYNCKTEISQWEKPKEWIERERTLARDQHREKDYRDKDRDRDREDRFCRSAYAKHSSSRGNSRLRWNYENDGGPPSHRRRLDGRIAENPDMDISPGDSTPTSEASYPLTGAPTVHGLVNVQHNDLSIPTSTVGLPNALPRLASHPNASTVMSSSSSASASAAAANAAAASMHFSASSASAHGSGVVVGGATMLPATGLASVPSSTGVPVMVAGVLQTQNNSNHRKMDPVTMLQQQAHLASTTSPNVDHHLNSNAPGPPKLGTKEQQEMMMSSQQKALLMRQQQQQAALHHHHQLSQHGGNEAVHMMSNTGTSMDVTNHAASSAVIVLRDNSVNSPHYNLAHTHGMSPMGYNTKSPITGVGGSGGVVPVTGHSNNVGGGGINMSAGINAGSYAACNTPYGLKTVEGSSGGVMNSIGNSNNSVHCPSSSLANVSGNAGGSGVIGILPGEGPPTPTQEMDLNVAAMEQQQRKLENTSSASLSTLQSCVTSSVQAGRSQGPEISPKLAKYFRADLITHVTNWPADILEKQAQKCSEETHLYGDLQCTKVSAELKCARSLVRITEITATLQEQKIMYLRQQIRRIEESKSQNSFMSDDL, encoded by the exons ATGCG CTACTTTGAGAAGCATCAGTCTCATTCGTATCAG AGTTCCAAGTACAGTTCAAAACGCGATTATGAACGCGATCGCTCATCAAACTATCGCGATCGCGATCTGTCGCCAGCTGGCGGTGGTCCATTGAATAATG TTTCGCAAAGATTATCGCAAACTGCTATGAATAATGGTAACAGCGCATCGTATCGCTCACAATCACCTGAAGTAGATTCACCATCGTCAAGAGGGCACGGTTCGCACGATATACGCGATCGTGATCATCGTGGAAGCGATCGTTTCAGCTATATGCAAAAAATGAGGGATCGTGATCGCGATGTCTATAAAAAGGATAAATATTCTACAG ATAAACGCGATAGACGTGGCGGTGGCAGTGGTGGTGGTAACGATCGTGATTCAGAATCGCATCGCACCAATCATGATAGGTTGGATCGTCGCGGCGGTGGCAGCGGTAGTGGAAGTGGAGCAAAGCTTTGTTCTTCCAGTAGCGGCGACAAGCGTTCCGGCTCGACAGATCGTGACCGAGATCGCGATCGTGATCGTGGCGATTTAAGAGACAGTAAACGTGAGCGTGGCTCCGAACGAGATCGCGATAGAGAACGTGACCGCGATAGGGATCGTGATAGAGATCGCAGTGATCGTGGTGGAGGCGGTGGCGATCGTGAACGTGATCGAGGAGGTGGTGGAGGCAGTGGTGGCGGTGAACGCAGCGATCGGGGCGAACGTGTGGCACGATGTGGCGATTGGAGTGAACATGTCAGTTCATCTG gaaaaatgtattattacaaCTGCAAAACTGAAATCTCACAATGGGAGAAACCAAAGGAATGGATTGAACGAGAACG AACTCTGGCACGCGATCAACATAGGGAAAAAGATTATCGGGACAAAGACCGCGATAGAGATCGTGAGGATCGTTTTTGTAGATCAG CTTACGCGAAACATTCCAGTTCTCGAGGAAACTCACGGCTGAGGTGGAATTATGAAAACGATGGCGGACCGCCAAGTCATCGAAGGCGTTTGGATG GTCGCATCGCTGAAAATCCCGATATGGACATAAGTCCCGGTGACTCCACGCCAACATCGGAGGCTAGCTATCCGCTGACCGGCGCGCCCACAGTTCATGGTCTGGTGAATGTGCAACACAATGACCTATCAATTCCAACATCAACTGTTGGCCTGCCGAATGCATTACCGCGTTTAGCTTCGCATCCTAACGCCAGCACTGTTATGTCATCCTCCTCCTCCGCGTCCGCTTCTGCTGCAGCGGCCAATGCAGCAGCCGCTTCAATGCATTTCTCCGCGTCATCCGCGTCAGCGCATGGTTCGGGTGTTGTTGTGGGCGGAGCAACAATGTTGCCCGCCACTGGACTCGCCTCTGTGCCATCGAGTACAGGTGTACCAGTGATGGTTGCTGGTGTGCTGCAGACACAAAATAATAGTAATCATCGAAAAATGGATCCAGTGACAATGCTGCAACAGCAAGCGCATTTAGCGTCAACAACATCGCCAAAT GTGGATCATCATTTGAACTCGAATGCACCGGGACCTCCGAAATTGGGTACAAAGGAGCAACAGGAAATGATGATGAGCTCGCAACAGAAGGCGTTATTAATgcgacagcagcaacaacaggcgGCGTTACATCATCATCACCAACTTTCACAACATGGTGGCAACGAGGCGGTACATATGATGTCCAATACCGGCACTTCCATGGATGTTACCAATCATGCGGCCTCATCAGCGGTGATAGTTCTAAG AGATAATTCGGTGAACTCGCCACACTACAATTTAGCCCATACACATGGCATGTCGCCAATGGGCTACAATACAAAGAGTCCTATCACGGGTGTTGGCGGCAGCGGTGGTGTTGTTCCTGTTACCGGTCACAGCAACAATGTGGGCGGTGGAGGCATTAATATGAGCGCCGGCATAAATGCTGGCTCATATGCCGCCTGTAACACACCGTACGGTTTAAAGACTGTCGAGGGTAGCAGTGGCGGTGTCATGAACTCGattggcaacagcaacaatagcgTTCACTGTCCCTCATCTAGTTTAGCGAATGTCAGCGGAAACGCTGGCGGTAGTGGAGTTATTGGTATTCTGCCTGGCGAAGGACCACCAACGCCAACGCAAGAAATGGACCTTAATGTAGCGGCAATGGAACAGCAACAGCGTAaac TGGAAAACACTTCATCCGCCTCGTTGAGCACACTGCAAAGTTGCGTAACGTCCTCTGTGCAAGCCGGCCGTTCACAGGGTCCAGAGATTTCACCGAAATTAGCAAAGTATTTTCGTGCTGATTTAATAACACATGTCACCAATTGGCCAGCTGATATTTTGGAGAAACAG GCGCAAAAGTGTTCCGAAGAAACGCATTTGTATGGGGATTTACAGTGTACGAAAGTGTCGGCCGAGTTAAAATGTGCTAGAAGCTTAGTTAGAATAACTGAAATCACAGCAACACTACAAGAACAAAA AATTATGTATCTTCGCCAACAAATTCGTCGAATAGAAGAATCAAAATCACAAAACTCATTTATGTCTGATGATCTTTAG
- the LOC105222508 gene encoding WW domain-containing adapter protein with coiled-coil homolog isoform X6 yields MVMHARKPQRVNDGYFEKHQSHSYQSSKYSSKRDYERDRSSNYRDRDLSPAGGGPLNNVSQRLSQTAMNNGNSASYRSQSPEVDSPSSRGHGSHDIRDRDHRGSDRFSYMQKMRDRDRDVYKKDKYSTDKRDRRGGGSGGGNDRDSESHRTNHDRLDRRGGGSGSGSGAKLCSSSSGDKRSGSTDRDRDRDRDRGDLRDSKRERGSERDRDRERDRDRDRDRDRSDRGGGGGDRERDRGGGGGSGGGERSDRGERVARCGDWSEHVSSSGKMYYYNCKTEISQWEKPKEWIERERTLARDQHREKDYRDKDRDRDREDRFCRSAYAKHSSSRGNSRLRWNYENDGGPPSHRRRLDGRIAENPDMDISPGDSTPTSEASYPLTGAPTVHGLVNVQHNDLSIPTSTVGLPNALPRLASHPNASTVMSSSSSASASAAAANAAAASMHFSASSASAHGSGVVVGGATMLPATGLASVPSSTGVPVMVAGVLQTQNNSNHRKMDPVTMLQQQAHLASTTSPNVDHHLNSNAPGPPKLGTKEQQEMMMSSQQKALLMRQQQQQAALHHHHQLSQHGGNEAVHMMSNTGTSMDVTNHAASSAVIVLRDNSVNSPHYNLAHTHGMSPMGYNTKSPITGVGGSGGVVPVTGHSNNVGGGGINMSAGINAGSYAACNTPYGLKTVEGSSGGVMNSIGNSNNSVHCPSSSLANVSGNAGGSGVIGILPGEGPPTPTQEMDLNVAAMEQQQRKLENTSSASLSTLQSCVTSSVQAGRSQGPEISPKLAKYFRADLITHVTNWPADILEKQAQKCSEETHLYGDLQCTKVSAELKCARSLVRITEITATLQEQKIMYLRQQIRRIEESKSQNSFMSDDL; encoded by the exons ATGGTAATGCATGCTAGAAAACCGCAACGTGTGAACGATgg CTACTTTGAGAAGCATCAGTCTCATTCGTATCAG AGTTCCAAGTACAGTTCAAAACGCGATTATGAACGCGATCGCTCATCAAACTATCGCGATCGCGATCTGTCGCCAGCTGGCGGTGGTCCATTGAATAATG TTTCGCAAAGATTATCGCAAACTGCTATGAATAATGGTAACAGCGCATCGTATCGCTCACAATCACCTGAAGTAGATTCACCATCGTCAAGAGGGCACGGTTCGCACGATATACGCGATCGTGATCATCGTGGAAGCGATCGTTTCAGCTATATGCAAAAAATGAGGGATCGTGATCGCGATGTCTATAAAAAGGATAAATATTCTACAG ATAAACGCGATAGACGTGGCGGTGGCAGTGGTGGTGGTAACGATCGTGATTCAGAATCGCATCGCACCAATCATGATAGGTTGGATCGTCGCGGCGGTGGCAGCGGTAGTGGAAGTGGAGCAAAGCTTTGTTCTTCCAGTAGCGGCGACAAGCGTTCCGGCTCGACAGATCGTGACCGAGATCGCGATCGTGATCGTGGCGATTTAAGAGACAGTAAACGTGAGCGTGGCTCCGAACGAGATCGCGATAGAGAACGTGACCGCGATAGGGATCGTGATAGAGATCGCAGTGATCGTGGTGGAGGCGGTGGCGATCGTGAACGTGATCGAGGAGGTGGTGGAGGCAGTGGTGGCGGTGAACGCAGCGATCGGGGCGAACGTGTGGCACGATGTGGCGATTGGAGTGAACATGTCAGTTCATCTG gaaaaatgtattattacaaCTGCAAAACTGAAATCTCACAATGGGAGAAACCAAAGGAATGGATTGAACGAGAACG AACTCTGGCACGCGATCAACATAGGGAAAAAGATTATCGGGACAAAGACCGCGATAGAGATCGTGAGGATCGTTTTTGTAGATCAG CTTACGCGAAACATTCCAGTTCTCGAGGAAACTCACGGCTGAGGTGGAATTATGAAAACGATGGCGGACCGCCAAGTCATCGAAGGCGTTTGGATG GTCGCATCGCTGAAAATCCCGATATGGACATAAGTCCCGGTGACTCCACGCCAACATCGGAGGCTAGCTATCCGCTGACCGGCGCGCCCACAGTTCATGGTCTGGTGAATGTGCAACACAATGACCTATCAATTCCAACATCAACTGTTGGCCTGCCGAATGCATTACCGCGTTTAGCTTCGCATCCTAACGCCAGCACTGTTATGTCATCCTCCTCCTCCGCGTCCGCTTCTGCTGCAGCGGCCAATGCAGCAGCCGCTTCAATGCATTTCTCCGCGTCATCCGCGTCAGCGCATGGTTCGGGTGTTGTTGTGGGCGGAGCAACAATGTTGCCCGCCACTGGACTCGCCTCTGTGCCATCGAGTACAGGTGTACCAGTGATGGTTGCTGGTGTGCTGCAGACACAAAATAATAGTAATCATCGAAAAATGGATCCAGTGACAATGCTGCAACAGCAAGCGCATTTAGCGTCAACAACATCGCCAAAT GTGGATCATCATTTGAACTCGAATGCACCGGGACCTCCGAAATTGGGTACAAAGGAGCAACAGGAAATGATGATGAGCTCGCAACAGAAGGCGTTATTAATgcgacagcagcaacaacaggcgGCGTTACATCATCATCACCAACTTTCACAACATGGTGGCAACGAGGCGGTACATATGATGTCCAATACCGGCACTTCCATGGATGTTACCAATCATGCGGCCTCATCAGCGGTGATAGTTCTAAG AGATAATTCGGTGAACTCGCCACACTACAATTTAGCCCATACACATGGCATGTCGCCAATGGGCTACAATACAAAGAGTCCTATCACGGGTGTTGGCGGCAGCGGTGGTGTTGTTCCTGTTACCGGTCACAGCAACAATGTGGGCGGTGGAGGCATTAATATGAGCGCCGGCATAAATGCTGGCTCATATGCCGCCTGTAACACACCGTACGGTTTAAAGACTGTCGAGGGTAGCAGTGGCGGTGTCATGAACTCGattggcaacagcaacaatagcgTTCACTGTCCCTCATCTAGTTTAGCGAATGTCAGCGGAAACGCTGGCGGTAGTGGAGTTATTGGTATTCTGCCTGGCGAAGGACCACCAACGCCAACGCAAGAAATGGACCTTAATGTAGCGGCAATGGAACAGCAACAGCGTAaac TGGAAAACACTTCATCCGCCTCGTTGAGCACACTGCAAAGTTGCGTAACGTCCTCTGTGCAAGCCGGCCGTTCACAGGGTCCAGAGATTTCACCGAAATTAGCAAAGTATTTTCGTGCTGATTTAATAACACATGTCACCAATTGGCCAGCTGATATTTTGGAGAAACAG GCGCAAAAGTGTTCCGAAGAAACGCATTTGTATGGGGATTTACAGTGTACGAAAGTGTCGGCCGAGTTAAAATGTGCTAGAAGCTTAGTTAGAATAACTGAAATCACAGCAACACTACAAGAACAAAA AATTATGTATCTTCGCCAACAAATTCGTCGAATAGAAGAATCAAAATCACAAAACTCATTTATGTCTGATGATCTTTAG
- the LOC105222508 gene encoding WW domain-containing adapter protein with coiled-coil homolog isoform X4: MRYFEKHQSHSYQSSKYSSKRDYERDRSSNYRDRDLSPAGGGPLNNVSQRLSQTAMNNGNSASYRSQSPEVDSPSSRGHGSHDIRDRDHRGSDRFSYMQKMRDRDRDVYKKDKYSTDKRDRRGGGSGGGNDRDSESHRTNHDRLDRRGGGSGSGSGAKLCSSSSGDKRSGSTDRDRDRDRDRGDLRDSKRERGSERDRDRERDRDRDRDRDRSDRGGGGGDRERDRGGGGGSGGGERSDRGERVARCGDWSEHVSSSGKMYYYNCKTEISQWEKPKEWIERERTLARDQHREKDYRDKDRDRDREDRFCRSAYAKHSSSRGNSRLRWNYENDGGPPSHRRRLDGRIAENPDMDISPGDSTPTSEASYPLTGAPTVHGLVNVQHNDLSIPTSTVGLPNALPRLASHPNASTVMSSSSSASASAAAANAAAASMHFSASSASAHGSGVVVGGATMLPATGLASVPSSTGVPVMVAGVLQTQNNSNHRKMDPVTMLQQQAHLASTTSPNVDHHLNSNAPGPPKLGTKEQQEMMMSSQQKALLMRQQQQQAALHHHHQLSQHGGNEAVHMMSNTGTSMDVTNHAASSAVIVLRDNSVNSPHYNLAHTHGMSPMGYNTKSPITGVGGSGGVVPVTGHSNNVGGGGINMSAGINAGSYAACNTPYGLKTVEGSSGGVMNSIGNSNNSVHCPSSSLANVSGNAGGSGVIGILPGEGPPTPTQEMDLNVAAMEQQQRKLENTSSASLSTLQSCVTSSVQAGRSQGPEISPKLAKYFRADLITHVTNWPADILEKQVMQEAQKCSEETHLYGDLQCTKVSAELKCARSLVRITEITATLQEQKIMYLRQQIRRIEESKSQNSFMSDDL, translated from the exons ATGCG CTACTTTGAGAAGCATCAGTCTCATTCGTATCAG AGTTCCAAGTACAGTTCAAAACGCGATTATGAACGCGATCGCTCATCAAACTATCGCGATCGCGATCTGTCGCCAGCTGGCGGTGGTCCATTGAATAATG TTTCGCAAAGATTATCGCAAACTGCTATGAATAATGGTAACAGCGCATCGTATCGCTCACAATCACCTGAAGTAGATTCACCATCGTCAAGAGGGCACGGTTCGCACGATATACGCGATCGTGATCATCGTGGAAGCGATCGTTTCAGCTATATGCAAAAAATGAGGGATCGTGATCGCGATGTCTATAAAAAGGATAAATATTCTACAG ATAAACGCGATAGACGTGGCGGTGGCAGTGGTGGTGGTAACGATCGTGATTCAGAATCGCATCGCACCAATCATGATAGGTTGGATCGTCGCGGCGGTGGCAGCGGTAGTGGAAGTGGAGCAAAGCTTTGTTCTTCCAGTAGCGGCGACAAGCGTTCCGGCTCGACAGATCGTGACCGAGATCGCGATCGTGATCGTGGCGATTTAAGAGACAGTAAACGTGAGCGTGGCTCCGAACGAGATCGCGATAGAGAACGTGACCGCGATAGGGATCGTGATAGAGATCGCAGTGATCGTGGTGGAGGCGGTGGCGATCGTGAACGTGATCGAGGAGGTGGTGGAGGCAGTGGTGGCGGTGAACGCAGCGATCGGGGCGAACGTGTGGCACGATGTGGCGATTGGAGTGAACATGTCAGTTCATCTG gaaaaatgtattattacaaCTGCAAAACTGAAATCTCACAATGGGAGAAACCAAAGGAATGGATTGAACGAGAACG AACTCTGGCACGCGATCAACATAGGGAAAAAGATTATCGGGACAAAGACCGCGATAGAGATCGTGAGGATCGTTTTTGTAGATCAG CTTACGCGAAACATTCCAGTTCTCGAGGAAACTCACGGCTGAGGTGGAATTATGAAAACGATGGCGGACCGCCAAGTCATCGAAGGCGTTTGGATG GTCGCATCGCTGAAAATCCCGATATGGACATAAGTCCCGGTGACTCCACGCCAACATCGGAGGCTAGCTATCCGCTGACCGGCGCGCCCACAGTTCATGGTCTGGTGAATGTGCAACACAATGACCTATCAATTCCAACATCAACTGTTGGCCTGCCGAATGCATTACCGCGTTTAGCTTCGCATCCTAACGCCAGCACTGTTATGTCATCCTCCTCCTCCGCGTCCGCTTCTGCTGCAGCGGCCAATGCAGCAGCCGCTTCAATGCATTTCTCCGCGTCATCCGCGTCAGCGCATGGTTCGGGTGTTGTTGTGGGCGGAGCAACAATGTTGCCCGCCACTGGACTCGCCTCTGTGCCATCGAGTACAGGTGTACCAGTGATGGTTGCTGGTGTGCTGCAGACACAAAATAATAGTAATCATCGAAAAATGGATCCAGTGACAATGCTGCAACAGCAAGCGCATTTAGCGTCAACAACATCGCCAAAT GTGGATCATCATTTGAACTCGAATGCACCGGGACCTCCGAAATTGGGTACAAAGGAGCAACAGGAAATGATGATGAGCTCGCAACAGAAGGCGTTATTAATgcgacagcagcaacaacaggcgGCGTTACATCATCATCACCAACTTTCACAACATGGTGGCAACGAGGCGGTACATATGATGTCCAATACCGGCACTTCCATGGATGTTACCAATCATGCGGCCTCATCAGCGGTGATAGTTCTAAG AGATAATTCGGTGAACTCGCCACACTACAATTTAGCCCATACACATGGCATGTCGCCAATGGGCTACAATACAAAGAGTCCTATCACGGGTGTTGGCGGCAGCGGTGGTGTTGTTCCTGTTACCGGTCACAGCAACAATGTGGGCGGTGGAGGCATTAATATGAGCGCCGGCATAAATGCTGGCTCATATGCCGCCTGTAACACACCGTACGGTTTAAAGACTGTCGAGGGTAGCAGTGGCGGTGTCATGAACTCGattggcaacagcaacaatagcgTTCACTGTCCCTCATCTAGTTTAGCGAATGTCAGCGGAAACGCTGGCGGTAGTGGAGTTATTGGTATTCTGCCTGGCGAAGGACCACCAACGCCAACGCAAGAAATGGACCTTAATGTAGCGGCAATGGAACAGCAACAGCGTAaac TGGAAAACACTTCATCCGCCTCGTTGAGCACACTGCAAAGTTGCGTAACGTCCTCTGTGCAAGCCGGCCGTTCACAGGGTCCAGAGATTTCACCGAAATTAGCAAAGTATTTTCGTGCTGATTTAATAACACATGTCACCAATTGGCCAGCTGATATTTTGGAGAAACAGGTAATGCAAGAG GCGCAAAAGTGTTCCGAAGAAACGCATTTGTATGGGGATTTACAGTGTACGAAAGTGTCGGCCGAGTTAAAATGTGCTAGAAGCTTAGTTAGAATAACTGAAATCACAGCAACACTACAAGAACAAAA AATTATGTATCTTCGCCAACAAATTCGTCGAATAGAAGAATCAAAATCACAAAACTCATTTATGTCTGATGATCTTTAG
- the LOC105222508 gene encoding WW domain-containing adapter protein with coiled-coil homolog isoform X3 produces the protein MVMHARKPQRVNDGYFEKHQSHSYQSSKYSSKRDYERDRSSNYRDRDLSPAGGGPLNNVSQRLSQTAMNNGNSASYRSQSPEVDSPSSRGHGSHDIRDRDHRGSDRFSYMQKMRDRDRDVYKKDKYSTDKRDRRGGGSGGGNDRDSESHRTNHDRLDRRGGGSGSGSGAKLCSSSSGDKRSGSTDRDRDRDRDRGDLRDSKRERGSERDRDRERDRDRDRDRDRSDRGGGGGDRERDRGGGGGSGGGERSDRGERVARCGDWSEHVSSSGKMYYYNCKTEISQWEKPKEWIERERTLARDQHREKDYRDKDRDRDREDRFCRSAYAKHSSSRGNSRLRWNYENDGGPPSHRRRLDGRIAENPDMDISPGDSTPTSEASYPLTGAPTVHGLVNVQHNDLSIPTSTVGLPNALPRLASHPNASTVMSSSSSASASAAAANAAAASMHFSASSASAHGSGVVVGGATMLPATGLASVPSSTGVPVMVAGVLQTQNNSNHRKMDPVTMLQQQAHLASTTSPNVDHHLNSNAPGPPKLGTKEQQEMMMSSQQKALLMRQQQQQAALHHHHQLSQHGGNEAVHMMSNTGTSMDVTNHAASSAVIVLRDNSVNSPHYNLAHTHGMSPMGYNTKSPITGVGGSGGVVPVTGHSNNVGGGGINMSAGINAGSYAACNTPYGLKTVEGSSGGVMNSIGNSNNSVHCPSSSLANVSGNAGGSGVIGILPGEGPPTPTQEMDLNVAAMEQQQRKLENTSSASLSTLQSCVTSSVQAGRSQGPEISPKLAKYFRADLITHVTNWPADILEKQVMQEAQKCSEETHLYGDLQCTKVSAELKCARSLVRITEITATLQEQKIMYLRQQIRRIEESKSQNSFMSDDL, from the exons ATGGTAATGCATGCTAGAAAACCGCAACGTGTGAACGATgg CTACTTTGAGAAGCATCAGTCTCATTCGTATCAG AGTTCCAAGTACAGTTCAAAACGCGATTATGAACGCGATCGCTCATCAAACTATCGCGATCGCGATCTGTCGCCAGCTGGCGGTGGTCCATTGAATAATG TTTCGCAAAGATTATCGCAAACTGCTATGAATAATGGTAACAGCGCATCGTATCGCTCACAATCACCTGAAGTAGATTCACCATCGTCAAGAGGGCACGGTTCGCACGATATACGCGATCGTGATCATCGTGGAAGCGATCGTTTCAGCTATATGCAAAAAATGAGGGATCGTGATCGCGATGTCTATAAAAAGGATAAATATTCTACAG ATAAACGCGATAGACGTGGCGGTGGCAGTGGTGGTGGTAACGATCGTGATTCAGAATCGCATCGCACCAATCATGATAGGTTGGATCGTCGCGGCGGTGGCAGCGGTAGTGGAAGTGGAGCAAAGCTTTGTTCTTCCAGTAGCGGCGACAAGCGTTCCGGCTCGACAGATCGTGACCGAGATCGCGATCGTGATCGTGGCGATTTAAGAGACAGTAAACGTGAGCGTGGCTCCGAACGAGATCGCGATAGAGAACGTGACCGCGATAGGGATCGTGATAGAGATCGCAGTGATCGTGGTGGAGGCGGTGGCGATCGTGAACGTGATCGAGGAGGTGGTGGAGGCAGTGGTGGCGGTGAACGCAGCGATCGGGGCGAACGTGTGGCACGATGTGGCGATTGGAGTGAACATGTCAGTTCATCTG gaaaaatgtattattacaaCTGCAAAACTGAAATCTCACAATGGGAGAAACCAAAGGAATGGATTGAACGAGAACG AACTCTGGCACGCGATCAACATAGGGAAAAAGATTATCGGGACAAAGACCGCGATAGAGATCGTGAGGATCGTTTTTGTAGATCAG CTTACGCGAAACATTCCAGTTCTCGAGGAAACTCACGGCTGAGGTGGAATTATGAAAACGATGGCGGACCGCCAAGTCATCGAAGGCGTTTGGATG GTCGCATCGCTGAAAATCCCGATATGGACATAAGTCCCGGTGACTCCACGCCAACATCGGAGGCTAGCTATCCGCTGACCGGCGCGCCCACAGTTCATGGTCTGGTGAATGTGCAACACAATGACCTATCAATTCCAACATCAACTGTTGGCCTGCCGAATGCATTACCGCGTTTAGCTTCGCATCCTAACGCCAGCACTGTTATGTCATCCTCCTCCTCCGCGTCCGCTTCTGCTGCAGCGGCCAATGCAGCAGCCGCTTCAATGCATTTCTCCGCGTCATCCGCGTCAGCGCATGGTTCGGGTGTTGTTGTGGGCGGAGCAACAATGTTGCCCGCCACTGGACTCGCCTCTGTGCCATCGAGTACAGGTGTACCAGTGATGGTTGCTGGTGTGCTGCAGACACAAAATAATAGTAATCATCGAAAAATGGATCCAGTGACAATGCTGCAACAGCAAGCGCATTTAGCGTCAACAACATCGCCAAAT GTGGATCATCATTTGAACTCGAATGCACCGGGACCTCCGAAATTGGGTACAAAGGAGCAACAGGAAATGATGATGAGCTCGCAACAGAAGGCGTTATTAATgcgacagcagcaacaacaggcgGCGTTACATCATCATCACCAACTTTCACAACATGGTGGCAACGAGGCGGTACATATGATGTCCAATACCGGCACTTCCATGGATGTTACCAATCATGCGGCCTCATCAGCGGTGATAGTTCTAAG AGATAATTCGGTGAACTCGCCACACTACAATTTAGCCCATACACATGGCATGTCGCCAATGGGCTACAATACAAAGAGTCCTATCACGGGTGTTGGCGGCAGCGGTGGTGTTGTTCCTGTTACCGGTCACAGCAACAATGTGGGCGGTGGAGGCATTAATATGAGCGCCGGCATAAATGCTGGCTCATATGCCGCCTGTAACACACCGTACGGTTTAAAGACTGTCGAGGGTAGCAGTGGCGGTGTCATGAACTCGattggcaacagcaacaatagcgTTCACTGTCCCTCATCTAGTTTAGCGAATGTCAGCGGAAACGCTGGCGGTAGTGGAGTTATTGGTATTCTGCCTGGCGAAGGACCACCAACGCCAACGCAAGAAATGGACCTTAATGTAGCGGCAATGGAACAGCAACAGCGTAaac TGGAAAACACTTCATCCGCCTCGTTGAGCACACTGCAAAGTTGCGTAACGTCCTCTGTGCAAGCCGGCCGTTCACAGGGTCCAGAGATTTCACCGAAATTAGCAAAGTATTTTCGTGCTGATTTAATAACACATGTCACCAATTGGCCAGCTGATATTTTGGAGAAACAGGTAATGCAAGAG GCGCAAAAGTGTTCCGAAGAAACGCATTTGTATGGGGATTTACAGTGTACGAAAGTGTCGGCCGAGTTAAAATGTGCTAGAAGCTTAGTTAGAATAACTGAAATCACAGCAACACTACAAGAACAAAA AATTATGTATCTTCGCCAACAAATTCGTCGAATAGAAGAATCAAAATCACAAAACTCATTTATGTCTGATGATCTTTAG